One stretch of Corynebacterium auriscanis DNA includes these proteins:
- a CDS encoding HAD hydrolase-like protein, which yields MKDPKVLLIDVDGTLTDSYPGIRASFLHALADNGIPAPNEDFTRRIPGPPMVETMRSLGLEGSLLDATLDSYLVHQRTVGWKQAAEFPGMKKLLAQWKAAGCVLSTATSKSESSAVRLLQHFGMLEYFDVIATASDDGSRRAKAEVVEFALRELQKLSREQGWAMPAPQQLLMVGDRIHDIEGARHYGIPVALVEWGYGSDEERAQADFVVATPEQLADLAR from the coding sequence GTGAAGGATCCAAAAGTTCTGCTTATTGACGTCGACGGTACACTCACCGATTCCTACCCCGGTATCCGCGCCAGTTTTCTGCACGCCCTCGCGGACAACGGCATTCCGGCTCCAAACGAGGACTTCACTCGCCGCATTCCCGGTCCGCCGATGGTGGAGACTATGCGGTCGCTAGGGTTAGAGGGCTCTTTACTCGACGCCACGTTGGATTCGTATCTCGTACACCAACGGACCGTCGGGTGGAAACAGGCCGCAGAGTTTCCCGGCATGAAGAAACTGCTGGCACAGTGGAAAGCTGCTGGTTGCGTTTTGAGTACGGCAACCAGCAAGTCGGAATCCTCGGCGGTTCGCCTACTGCAACACTTTGGAATGCTCGAGTATTTCGATGTGATCGCCACCGCCAGCGATGATGGCTCGCGCCGGGCGAAGGCCGAGGTCGTTGAGTTTGCGCTGCGGGAACTACAGAAGCTCAGCCGCGAGCAGGGATGGGCGATGCCCGCCCCGCAGCAGTTACTCATGGTGGGCGATCGCATTCACGATATCGAGGGGGCACGTCACTACGGTATCCCCGTTGCCCTCGTGGAGTGGGGATACGGCAGCGATGAGGAGCGCGCGCAGGCCGATTTCGTGGTGGCCACGCCTGAGCAATTGGCGGACCTGGCGCGCTAG
- a CDS encoding Nif3-like dinuclear metal center hexameric protein translates to MTPQKNPGNTTVADVVSAMDQAYPPHLAEDWDRVGLICGDPEAAVDRVAFALDCTDAVAQRAIDSGAQMLVVHHPLLLRGVNSVAANTPKGRVIHQLLTNGIALFAAHTNADSARPGVNDKLAELLGVHPGRPLRPIEESLDKWGFTVPITDAPTVKAAVFAAGAGNVGEYEKACFEYPVTGQFAPTDSANPHIGRAGGGLETVEELRVEFVAPRRIREKVRRALLDAHPYEEVAYDVVDSHTGPADQGIGRVGELDTPMTLHEFTVRVAERLPQTRWGVRAAGDPGTMIRTVAVASGAGDSFLTQVAGMDVDCFVTSDLRHHPVDEHLRMGGCPVIDTAHWASEFPWCEQAADVVERETNVTTTVIDIRTDPWTVHVGGSWNERNPG, encoded by the coding sequence ATGACCCCGCAGAAGAATCCAGGCAACACCACCGTTGCCGACGTGGTTTCGGCCATGGACCAGGCATACCCGCCGCACTTGGCCGAGGATTGGGACCGGGTCGGCCTGATCTGCGGGGATCCGGAGGCAGCGGTTGATCGTGTGGCGTTCGCGTTGGATTGTACTGATGCGGTTGCCCAGCGCGCGATCGACAGCGGCGCGCAGATGCTGGTTGTCCACCACCCATTGCTGCTGCGCGGGGTGAATTCCGTGGCAGCCAACACCCCCAAAGGGCGCGTGATTCACCAGCTGCTCACCAACGGGATCGCACTGTTTGCCGCGCACACCAATGCGGATTCCGCCCGCCCGGGTGTGAATGACAAACTGGCCGAGCTGCTGGGCGTGCACCCCGGCCGTCCGCTGCGCCCCATCGAAGAGTCACTGGATAAGTGGGGTTTCACGGTACCTATTACCGACGCCCCCACGGTCAAAGCCGCCGTTTTTGCAGCAGGGGCTGGCAATGTGGGCGAGTACGAGAAGGCGTGTTTTGAGTATCCGGTCACCGGGCAGTTCGCTCCGACAGATAGCGCCAATCCACATATCGGCCGCGCCGGGGGCGGGTTGGAGACCGTGGAGGAATTGCGTGTGGAGTTCGTAGCACCCCGGCGGATTCGGGAAAAGGTGCGGCGGGCGTTGCTCGATGCACACCCATATGAAGAGGTAGCCTATGACGTTGTAGATTCCCACACTGGCCCAGCGGATCAGGGTATTGGCCGTGTAGGCGAATTGGATACTCCTATGACTTTGCACGAATTCACCGTGCGGGTGGCCGAGCGCCTGCCGCAGACCAGGTGGGGTGTGCGCGCAGCTGGCGACCCGGGCACGATGATCCGCACCGTGGCCGTGGCAAGTGGAGCGGGGGATAGCTTCCTCACCCAGGTTGCGGGAATGGACGTGGATTGCTTCGTGACGAGCGACCTGCGCCATCACCCTGTGGATGAGCATTTGCGGATGGGTGGCTGCCCGGTAATTGATACTGCACACTGGGCATCGGAGTTTCCGTGGTGTGAGCAGGCTGCCGACGTTGTAGAGAGGGAAACGAACGTCACCACTACTGTCATCGATATCCGCACTGATCCATGGACAGTGCATG